The following is a genomic window from Anopheles aquasalis chromosome 3, idAnoAquaMG_Q_19, whole genome shotgun sequence.
ACAACCATAGCTCACCATGCATCAAACGATCGACAGGCGGTGCACATCCGGTGCAGAAACATCAGCTACACCCCGACTCGTCCGAGACGACATTGGTGCATTTTTACAAGTAGTGTCCGTGTGATGCTTTACGAATATGATAATGCCGGTAACCCTACGGCGGTCATTTACCATTTCTTTTCAGACATCATGTGTACAAACCACGGCTCGTCTGGAATCACTGCCAGCGACCATCGGGGGTCGGTTTTGCACCCTGGAACCATGCGCTTACCGACAAGCCGCTGCTGTACGTTTCCGGATCGGAGTGTCGCACCATTTTTGGCATTAATAAGTACGCGAAAGCAGCTGCATGCTGATAAGAGATGAGTTTTAAAGAAGTATTGCAATACATTGTGCAGGGCGAACGGTCAAATCGTTCAGAAGTTATCGCACGAGGAGCTCAGCTATCCCCAGGGGCTGGCATTCGACGGGGCACGCAAGGAGCTCTACGTAACGGACAAATGGAAGCACTgcattttcgttttctccCACGATGGTCAATTGCTGCGTAAAATTGGTTCCAAAGGCGATCAACCGGGACAGTTGAGGTACGAACGATGCCATGAAGCAAGAGTTTCTGTATTAACCGTACCGTGATTGTGAATTTAAAGATCGCCCGAAGGTTTGGCTGTTACGGCGAACGGCTGCATTTACGTTTGTGATACGGGAAATGATCGGATACAGGTGCGCCATGGTAGCTCGGAGGGTAAAGGCTGTTTTTAAATCATAATTTTACATCCTCTTTGCAGTCACTCAGCACCACCGATGGACATCCGACGGCACAGTTTGGACGGCTTACGAAAGATCAGCTAACGAAGGGTGCCCAGCTGAAGGTATCATCGCGGATGGTCGATCTTAAGAATCCGACCGATATTGCCATACAGAAAGATTCGACGGTCGTGGTGCTGGATGCCGGGAACCGGCGTGTCAAGGTGTTCAGCAAGCATGGAGAGCAGTTGCTAGAGTTTGGCCAGATGGGCACCATCAACGGTCAGTTCCAGTATCCGGAGGTGATTGCCGTCGATCCTGCCGGATTCATactggttggtgatggtggtaacgCGAAGATACTGGTCTACCGTCCGAATGGACAGTTTGTAACGTCCCTTGGGTCTCGTGGCGATTCGGCCGGTAAATTCAACTGGCTTTCGGGCATTTGCGTCAGCAGCGATTGGGAAATTGTGACCAGTGACTACAAGAACCATGCTGTGCAGATGATTTATTAGATGTTGAGCGATTCGCAAAGGAACCACCAAATGAGAGGTGAtgggatcgaaatcgaaacactAACCCATTATGTTGCTTCTTTCAAAATACACTCTATATTTACAACAGTTCGATAAAAATAGTTCGTTATAGCTgtgttaaataaataaatagcgCATTCGTAGCAGGTGGCTCAAACATTTCCGTAAACTTTTCGCATCACATAACAGTCGGTTTTAGACCGCATCAATGTCTTAGCTTTCGTAGCTGTAGCTCTTCAACCTTCTCAAACGGTGGATTATGATAACCTATCATACCTTCGACCACAAACAAAACTACATATTAGTTAACACCACGAGTAGTTTGTCGAGAGAGGCTTTCGCTTCGATTATGTACATCTAGGGATCCATCACGCCATCGGATGTGGGACGGTTACGGTtccagttccggttccgatTCTCTTTATAGTTGAATTTATCAGCATCGCTGCTCTGAAAGGTAGCTGCAGTTTACACGAACCAATCCAAAAAAAGTTCGCTTTACGGCTAAATTGCTTAAGTTAATGGCATTTTGGGCGGGAGCTAATTAGTCGTTGGACCAATGGAGTTCTAATCAAATTAACGTTTGGATTAATCTTCTGTCCTATGTTTTCATTCGGAAATAATCACAGGACATCTGCATAATGGATTGCATCTACGTTAAATTACAAACTCCGCTACAATTGTTCGTGGACAGCGCTTTGCTTTGTCCAAGCGTAATGCCTTCTTCGTCCTCATTGGCCGTGACTCCATCGTGTCGTCTCTGCaagtagagagaaaaaagggttttagaacggaacggacgtgGAATAGAAACCATCGCGAACCTTCAACTCCGTTGCCAGCGTCATGAACGCGTCTTCGACAAAGCGATTGTCTTTGGCCGACGTCTCCATCACGAACATCACCTCCGGTATGTACTGACACATGGCCTGCGCTTCCGAAAACTCCACTTCCCGAATGGAATCCAGATCCGATTTGTTACCGATAACGAATATCATTACGTTCGATGCTGTATACCTCCGCACCTCGTCTATCCATCGCTGTAGGCTTAGGAAGGACGAACGCTTCGTAATGTCGTACACTGTGGAAGacaaaaatcgattgaaacgACTGTCCGAATACGTAATGCGATGTCTGTTGCACCTGCAGCTTACCAATTATAACACCGTTTGCAGATCGGTAGTAGCTTTGCGTAATCGTGCGGAACCGTTCCTGGCCGGCGGTGTCCCAGATTTGTAGCTGAAATTGTGCATCAAAGTACAATCAGAAATCGTTGCTAGGCAATCATAAACGCGCTTGCACTTTGACTCGCAGACTAACGAGCGCTTATCAGCGATTATGGTGTCGCGTGAAACGCAGCTGCCACCGCCTTTTGTTCTGCTGACACCTTCGTTCGCTGGTGTCTTCTCTGGTGCGTGTCCAATGTTCTTTGTGTGAAACCGGAGCGCTGGCGTTCTCGGGAACACTCACCTTCACCTTTTTGTCGTCCACCGTGACGGCTTTCATGGAGAAGTCCACACCGATCGTGTTACCGTGGCTTTCGATAAAGTTGCCCGACTTGAACCGCTGCACGATGCAGGTTTTGCCCGTTCCGCAGTCACCGATGAGGACGATTTTGAAGAGAAAATCGAAAGACTCGTCGACGGCGGGTGTTATGAGCGAGGTGGGAGCGGAACGCGCCGTTGCCATTTTCGTCTTTTGTTGCTTTGAGATTGTTACTGGGTTTTTCCGTCCTTTAGCGCAGGAACTGGTGCCGAATAAACCGAGGAAGGGTACCGGGAATTAGAGAATTCCGTGATGGGAGGGAACCGCGATTCGAGAATTCTGCGATGCTGCCTTTTGATTGccacaaaacaataacaaactcAAGGGTTAATCGCACCTCAAGCTGTCATGCGTCACGtctcaacaaaaacaaacgaaggatcaggaaaattggaaatcgcTCACTAAATCGGTCACTAAATTGCgatgaaggaagaaggaaagccATCCACGTTCAACGCAACGCAGAATATTTACGGATTCATCCAGGATGTTCGGTTGAGGTAAGTGGCGAATCGCTCCGGCCATCCTTTCCTTGGCATGCTGATTGCCGTTCTTCTATCTCCGGCAGACGGACTACGGGCTCGTACAAGCTGACTTCCAAGACGCTCTCGTTGCTGACGGAGCTGGTGGCgaaggaaaagtggaacaCAGCGGAGGATCTGCTGGCTGTGATACGATCGCAGGGTGTTATCCTTTCGCAGGCATTGCCCCAcgacatcgtcatcgccaaCACGATCCGCCGGGTGATGAAAATCGTCCGGGAGGAGTACGACTCACCGCGTGTGATGAACGTGGACGACGCACAGAGCATCCTGTCGCTGCACAAGCTCGTAACGCAGGGAGCGGATCCGGAACGGGGTGATTACTCGAAACCGATGCCGGGACTGAAGAACGCTCTGCTCGATCATCTGTCCGAGATCGAGACGGAGTTGGAGACGACGGCGGAAAGCATTTCGATGCAGGCCGCGGAACACATCCACTCGGCGGAACTGATCATGACGATCGGGTATTCGCGTGCGGTGGAAAAGTTCCTCAAGAAAGCGGCCGAAACACGACCgatcgaggtggtggtgatcgagtGTGCACCGGATTGCCGGGGCCAGCAGCTAGCGGCCAATTTGGCGCGAGCCAAGATTCAAACTACGCTCATCTCGGATGCTGCCGTTTTTGCGATCATGTCCCGTATCAACAAGGTCATCATTGGCACACACTCCGTGCTGGCCAACGGCGGTTTGCAGGCCGTCTGTGGTACGTACAGTTTGGCTCTGTCCGCGAAACACttctcggtgccggtggtagtgCTGGCCCCAACGTACAAGCTCGCTCCGGTGCATTTGTGTAATTACGAGCAGGGCGATTTCAACATTCTCGGCAACACGGAAGCGATCCTGCCTTTCCGCTCGCAAGCGGCCCGCTTTACGAAGGTTTACAATCCACTCTTCGATTACGTACCACCGGAACTGGTGACACTGTTCATCACGAACAAGTAAGTAACCGGTCGGTTGTGGAAGCTGGCTACCAGAAGGACTTCCGTTTTTACGAACAACCGTTTGTCTTTCCAGCGGAACGAATGCTCCGTCGTACATTTACCGTCTGATCAGCGAATTGTACCATCCCGACGACAACCAACTGTGAACGATACCTGCTCAAAGCTAAAAGTGAGACTTAAAATTTGAGTGTGTGTAACTGGACCGGAGCTATGGAATGTTCCGAATTAATAAGAATATATTTGAAGAGTATAATAACTTTCAAATTAAACAACTCTTCGCGATCTCATCCGAACATATTCCATTATATGAACCCTACTCGACctttatgttttatgtcgTGTATGCTCAGTGGGAATGTGGAAAAACATCGCCAAAAACATCGACGTAAACAAACGGGTCTCGAGATACAAATTCCGCGAAAGGTGGATTGTGATACTTTCTGGGTGAATATTCGTGTTGGAAATCATGAGTTCACGTAATTCTGCGCTGGCCTCGCTAACGGCCACCTACACAGATTCGGAGAACGAAGAAGACCGGCGAACGGATGATGAGTCCGAGCAATCCGAAggcgggagcagcagcgtgtcccAGGTTTGTAGCGGCTGACTAAGCGTGTCCTTAAGCACCAGATAACGagcgtttcggtttttttttgcagatccGTTCACGACAGCCAACACCACTGCGGGAAGCATCGGAAAACTCCGGAACACCTGGTGCACAAGCCAACcagaccaacaacaacagtagcaacagtaacagtgGTAAACCAGGAGAACCCAGTGCTTCAAGCGAAACGGCCACTGTCGCTGCCGCAGCAACGAAACcaaagcgaaagaaagcgCTGCGTTTGGTAAGCTACATCGATGATACGATCGTTTCGGACGAAGAAAACAATTCCCCCGaacgggacgacgacgacgatgaagaggaggatgaaACGATGGAAGAACCAGCGGAAGAGCAGCCGCCGGAAGAGACACCAGTACCACAGaaaccggatcgatcgaaacagtACGGATTCAGTTtaccaccggaaccgaaggGCAAATGTTCCCAGGAACTCCAGGACAAGATTGCGGCACTGTACGAGCGCATGAAGAACTCCAACATGGACACGAATCGCATCATTCAGGAGCGTAAGGAGTTCCGCAATCCCAGCATCTACGAAAAGCTGATCCACTTCTGCGACATCAACGAACTCGGTACCAACTATCCGCCCGAGTTCTTCGATCCCTTCCAGTGGGGCAAAGAGTCGTACTACGAAGAGCTGGCCAAAGCGCAGAAGATCGAGATGGAGAAAGTCGAGAAGGCCCGCAAGGAGGCAACCAAAACAGAAATCCAAACGGGTGTCAAGCGCATGGATCCGGAGGAATCGAAAAAGCGCAAATCGAAATGGGATCAACCGGGAGTGCTAGGTGCGGCCCCCGGTATGCTAGGAGCGGCTGCACCAGTTACGGTAGTGAATGTACTCAAACCAGGCGGCATCATACAGCAACCACTCACGACGACGGCTACCGGCACGAAAGGAACGGTTATATCGGCCTTCGGATCGTTACCCAAGAAGCCCAAGGTTTAATATGGATTAGGAGGTGCGTGATGGACCATTTTTAAGTTAAAACATGAATAAAGCTGATACTACATTAATACGAGTTCGTTGTgggattttatttaaaaacagttctttattcgatcgattgttacATAAAATCCTTCTCGAAAGGAATTGAACCCTACATTACGGTGATTTAGCTAGTTTAGCAGTTTTGCAGAGAAATATTACCATAGAATCTGTGCTTTCGTGTTTCGCGTCTTCGAGTTTCTTCTGTACAGGTCGGCTCCAAGTCGAACGAACATCGAAAAATGATGAGCAACTTCAGGCATTTATCCATATTCACCCCGTGGGTTGCAGTAGGCTTAGCttatttttatcaaacacCCCACGGACAACCGTCCAGTGCTCCCACTCTCTCCCAATTTCACTACATTACCGGCCCACTTAAGCGCGATACAGCTGGTGAGGCTTAAGTAATGCTTTAATCGCATGGAATCGGAATGGAATTAACTAGGATGAAAACATGAGTGTGAATAAATAAGGCTTAACTAAAGTATTGCATAAAACCGTTCAAACATTTAAACTACTAGCTACTACTACGCGCTACACGGTCAAGTGTAGTGCGGCTGGTGAGCCGTGGCgcaatttcgatttttattttaccgagCGCACCACGGTCACGTTTTTGGCAGGTACTTATGAAGCTAACGTCGCACGAACGTTTCGGTTCAGTACtataacataaaacaaacagaaaagaaaacattcaattcaatttaacaaacaaaaaaattaaataaaatggaaggaaacagTAAAGAAAAATGCTGTAACTAACAACTCTGCGTAATCTGCTTAACATGATAACGAACAACCTTTAGCACTGCCGCCCCCATTTCCTAACTTTCTCGAGTGCCTtagcccaaaaaaaacagtgtaAAACAGgcgtttttgtttgcgttttttggTAGCATAGCCGTTTCGTCGCTACAACTATTGATACCGATTGGTTTGGACTTACGTTTTACTACGAATTATGCTACGCTACTACTAATAGTTTCTATCGTATGAGGAGGCTAAAATAAAATTAGTATTGCACGCAGGTGCGCACCACCTGCTATTACCCCCTAGCATCTTTACAGCTAAAACCTTAACACGGATTGTTAATATTGCACATATCCGGCCTAGTGTATTGCGATGACGGTTCTCCCGAAGGATGACGCCCCCAATTACGTATTGCGTACTGCTAGGATTGCACTGCCTTTTTGCGGGCTAGCCTTAAAGCATAAAAGTAGCATAAAAGTATATTATTGCCATTGATTATTGCCAGCGCCAGCCGATCGATTGCCGATGGTGGTCGCGTTAGTATATCACATTCGTTGGGCATCGCTTTCATTTGCTGAGCCGTTTGCAAAAGATTGGTAAGTCGTTGAGTGACGAAGCAAAAGTAAAATCAGAAAAAACaccaaagaaaacgaaacggtgattaaaagaagaaaatacaaaaaaggaaggtaGAGCATTGCAGATAAATTGataaatatgaataaaatttagaaaacatagaaaaagaggaaaagtaaagtaaaatcGACTCGGAAGAGCAATATGCTGTCTGTAACCTCAAcaacattaaaaacaaataactaaACTATTCCCATTCGCTACATCCATTCGCACACTCattcaaacaataaaacacaaaacaatctgCATCCTGCACACATACCACACCTACAGCTAcagtaaataataaataagaaTTGCAAGAAGCCCGTTCATTTGACCGACGATTGCACATACGTTATCCTAATTGCACGAACAAATTTGCCCAAGGGCATTATACTAGCCTACAACTAATGCTAAAGTGTTGTCCGTGTCTACTCGCGTTTTCCGCGGGAGCATGGTTGGCACCCCTGGGTGCGAGTAGATCGTACGAGGACAACTCAATACTTGTGGAGGTACATTAACTCAATCTCGAACGAGGTGTGCGTCCCCGGTGGTGGGAACGAAGAACATTTACAATTAATTCTAGCCAGTGTGTTAGACTGGAGACCATGGTCAACGAAGCTTACTCAGTGTACAGCCGCTGCCAGCACATGGTCCGTGGACACGGACCCGACCGACGACAGGTTCGTTGAGGATGGTTGAGACGGTTTGCGGATATTTTTGAAGAACACCGAGTGTGTCTCGACACTTTCTGCCCCCGACTCAGAGATATCGTCCAGATGGGACTCCAGATCGTCCTCGTCGGATATGCAGGACGCATCGTCACTTCCGTCAAACTTCTCGTCATCCGAAGAGTACACGCGCACGCTGATGGCGTCCgttgtggtcgtggtgttGAAGAACATTCCGTTGAGATGACGTTGCTGCATCGAAGGCCCGGAAGCTGCACTGGTCGATGGTGTGGCGGCcggtggagctggtggtggcggtggtttcgaTTGTGGTTTTACGGCATTCACGGCAAAGTGCTTCTTGGTGGGAATCgtggccgttggtggtggtggaggaggtgggttcggtggtggcaacggtggtggaggagaacgTGGTCTTGCAATCGATTTATCCGGCCGCGATCCGGACCCACTGCTGGTCGATGAACCGGCACTACGGTTCGTATCGGTTGCGGTTCCTACCGGAGCATCGGGCGATCCATTGCCAACCGTGGACGACTCCTGGATGGCGCAAATCTCGTACTTGTTCTCCTCGATGATGGGACCTTCCGATCCATTGGGACCATCGGGCGATTGCGAGGCAAAGTTGTAGCGCTCGTACACCTTCTTACCCTTCAGCTTGGATTCACTAGAGTCCGCACTCATGTAGCCACTGTCCTGTTCTTtggcgctcgatcgcgaattGCTACGCACGATGGTGATAGTGCGCGAGGTCGAAGGTTTTTCGCCATCCTCAACGGCCACAGCTGTCGATCCTGGTCCCGATCGTttacgatggtgatgatgatggtgccgcaACAaggcctgttgctgttggtaaTGTCCACCGTACGCACCACTGCCAGAGGAATCATCGATCAGCGAAGAGATGCCCTCATCCTTCTCCAGTATGTCCGACGAATCCGAGGTCTTCTCCAGCTCGGAATCCCCACCAATCGGTTTACCATTAAATTTGGCCGTCGCGATACCGATGAACTTTTTCCACGCATTCTTCAGATCCTTCGACTTCTTGACGCGATCGCGCAAACCCATCGCTATCTGCATCCCGTTGGAAGCTTGATTCAGTTCTACGCGGAACACTTTCGTTGTACCCATCAGCTCCGTGCTTCCGAGAGGGAGCGGACCACTGATGTCGTAGATCGGCTTTTCatcctccacctccttcccGACAATGGCCGAATGGCCGTTGCGCTGAATGGGATAGCTGTAGGTCGTCGATAGGGTCTTCGTCGACAGCACCTCGATCTTGTCGATATCCTCGATAAACTTGGCCTTGCTCATTACCTGCGACTGACGGTTGCGCAAATCGTAGATCTTGCTATCGACCTGCTGGAGCAAGTTCTTGCTGTTCAGTTCACCGAGTGTCATGTAACTCTCCAGGATGCCCCCGAGTTCACTAACATCCTTCGTTTCCTCCTCGACTCGCGCGTAGTCCTGCTTCTCGCTCATGTACAGCGCATGATCCGCCGGGTTCTTCTGCACATGGCTATAGTTGGGCAGCTTGGCCGGGCTCGGTCGACCGGATGGCGATTTGCTCGATGAACTGTTGGGCGAGGTACGCTCGTTGTCCGAAATACCCGTAAACTGTGTCGAATCACTTTCCGCCGTCAAGCTGTTGATCGATTCGTACGTCTCCGAGGTGCAGCCAAagtttggtttcggtgctgGACCCGTCGGTGGATTGGAGAACTTTTCGCTGTTCGTCCAGCAGGCCAAGTTCTTCGGTGATATGCCATAGTCTTCCACCTTCTTCAGCTGTAACCGAGGATGATCGTACACTGTACTTGGTGGTGCGTTGGGTGGTGAGACAGCAGGAGCATTCTTGCCCGCCAGATTGTTCTGCCGACCCATGGCACCCTCGGGAGGTATCAAATCCGGTGGCATCAACTTCGGAACGGGCACAACTGCATCACCAACATTACGCTGACGGCGTGAATGGCGCTGCTCCAGCGACAACAGCTTACCCGACTTCACATCCAGCTCCGCGAGATTACTGAACGAGCTCCGTTGGGCGGTGTTGACTTTCGGGTTCTTCGACTCGTAAATCTCCCTCAAACTACCGAACGTGGTCTCGTGCTTGAACGATCCCGTCGATTTCAGCACAAAATGATTATTCAGATCGGCCGGCAGTGAGGTGAGATTCGATTCCACTCCACCGTTCGCCCGCCCCGTACGATCGCCCTCCCAAACATTGCTACGATGGCGACTGACGGCCGCCCCACCATTCCCGTtgccattcttcttcttcggcttccGATCGAGCGTATCCGGCTCGAACTGATCGCTGTCCGTCGACAGATCACACTCGTCCGGACTGTGCTCCACCTCGATCGTGATGCTACCCTGAAACGGCGTGTCACACTTGATCTTCGGCACCTTCTTGCCGGACGGTTCAGCACCGAGCGAACCCGGTGCTGGCGGAACGTCTTCATACTCTTCGGACCGGATACTGACAGCTTCGCGTTCCGTCTTGATCGTGTCAGTATCCTTTCTAAAACCCTCCACCCGATCGTACACGGCATTGCGTATCTCCACTTCCTCCTCGAGTGGTAGCGCCGTACTGAGCGATGGCGAAGGTTGCGATCCCGGATCgctactgttggtggtggaagtgtTGAAACTCATCGGCGTTTTCGTCGTCACACGCTCCAAACTATCCGTTTCGTAGTCGACGATCAGGTAGTGAGGTGATTTGCGTGAGTAGATCGGCGAGTCAGGTTGGTAGCGTGTGAGTGAGTTCTTGCCGGATCGATTCCCGAGCGTGTTGTAGCACTCCTGGTCCGAGTTGAGAAAGTCATGAAAGAACTTTTCGTTTCGGTACCGCTCGTGCCGATCGATGCTACTGAAGCGACTGTCGGATGAATCGGGATTGTATTCTCCCGGTTCCGGGGGCATCAGGCGATCGGTGACGGTGCTATGGCGTTCCGTCCACGAGCGGATTTTCCGTTGATCCATCGCTAACGCTTCGTACACCATGTCCGGCATCTGGCTAATGTTGCGCATCTTCATCGGTTTCACATTGGCGTACTGGTCCATCACCTCTTGGTGGCGCTTCCCAGCAGCCGTGAGTACGGGTACGGCGCTTCCCGGTTTACTGACACCGACCATCTTCTTACCGCCATGAACcttgtgatggtgatgcccaCCATGCACCGCCGGCATGGCCATCGACGGCATCGGCTTGTGTGGCATCAGTGGCGAAGTCTCGAACTGTGGATTGTTATAGATCTCGCTACCGGCGAGACTATACAGATCGCGCTTATCGTACACTTTGTTCGTCTCGAGATTGGCCACCGAGTTGTTGGTGTTCTTGATGTACAGCTCCTGGTTGCTCTGGTTACCCGGTCGCCCCCCAGCCGGCCCTTCCTCGTAGATGAAGCTGGTGTTCTTCATCAGCGCACCGGCCCCACTCTCCTGCAGGCTGAACCTACCAGCGCTCAACTTACTGCTGTCGGACTTCAGACTGTGCGACACGATCTTCGGTGCTGAGCTTTTGTCCGAACGGATCGATTTCGTCGCCGATGGTACACGTACGACGGCCGAACGTTCCTTTACACTGTTGGCCACGATCGTTTCATTGTCGGAAGTTGATGAACTGTCACTGTTCAAGGTTCCGCCAGTGTGCTTCCCCGATCGTTGGCCTTTTGGTTGTTTCTTAATGTCGGGCCGAATCGGTAGCGATTCCGGAGCAACCCGATCCTCCAGTGATTTCAACGATTCCAGCGATTGATCCCCTTGGAAGGCCGGATTAATGTGTCCTCCACTAGCGGGGCCATCACCTTCATCAGCGCCAGCACTCGAGTCACCAGCCAGCAGGTTCGATTTGCTATCGTACACATCGTCCTCGGCAATGCTTTGTTCGTGCGTTGACGAAACGTCCTCCAGCCACTTCCGGATGCTGTTCTGCTTGTCGCCACAGTTGCGACAGTTGTTCGACGGCACCAGTACCGAGTCGGTCGCAGGGGTTGGTTTCTTCTCGCACCCTGGACACCCAGAGCAAGCACTCTTGCGTGAGCTGTCCTTGCGTGAACTGATCAGGCTGCTGCGCCGACTCGCCGGTGCTGTCTGGACGGCTGCATACGTTTCTGAGCCggccgcgtgctgctgctcctccggtATGATGTTGAGCGAGGGTTGGAAACGTTTCGAGGACATCTTGTACTTGGCGATTGTGATTACTTCGCGGATTTTGTTCAAAAACTCGAttgcagccggtggtggtgcctagTACATGGCGAGAATGAGTGAAAAGAAGAGACTCACATGTAGTTTATGTGATTAATTCCATAGCATCATGGGCACTTACCACCAGCAGGTGCGGCTCGAAGTAGGCCGGATTGAAGTACAGCTTCCGGCGCATCGTCCCGTTAACGATGGACTTCATGCTTTCGAGCTTTTCTTCGTTGTTCAGTTCTTCGACAATAGATACATTTTCCTCGGGCAGACACTCCGTATCCTGGCCACCAGAGCTCAGCTGATCCTGGTGCAGcaagtgctggtggtgatggcgctgATCCTgtcgctgcagctgttgctgttgctgctgatggagcaGTCGATGGTgcagcaactgttgctgctgttgctgttgcggatgCGGCTGCTGAAGGCGAAATTCGCCATCCAGTTCGGTACGCCCGGAGAAGTTTTTTGGCTGATGTTTGCCGGCTTGCATCTACATTTTTGGGAGGGTGATAAAACGTATTCCATTAGCCCAAGGGCCACAAAATACACTCTCGAAACCCTGGCTACGTACCTGCTTCTCAACATCGGTCGTAATGTCATCCTCAAACTCCGACACCGAATTGGAATTGTCGCTCATGAAGCCCGAATTATCGCTGAGCTGCGGGAAGTGCTTCAACAGCGGGTTGCTCTTCACGATGCCCATCTCCTCGGTGTGCAGACCGACGTTCGCTAGGCCCCGGTGTGGTCCCGATGCTCCCGGTGGACCATTCTGCCGCTGACTGCCACCGAGTGCATTCCGTCCGATGAAGCTTGCCCGGGCCTGTCCACCGAAGGGACTGACGGTGGTTGGACCAAGGCCAACACCGAACGTCACCTGATCGTTCTGCTGGTAGGTGGAGTAGTCGTTCTTCATCCCATCCGCACCGCCATCGTCCGTGCCCGGTCtatttttgcgtttttttacGTGGATGTAGAGAAAAACCGATGCGATGTAGATCAGTCCGAGGCAGAGGCTGCATACGGCAATCACGATGTACTCCTTGGTCGACAGGCCGGACTGCTGTTCGACGTGCGTCTCGGAGGAGAAGCTCACTTCGGTGACATCTGGAAAAAGGGCAGAGGAAGATCGTTGTTATCGTCGGTGTTTTCTTGAAGATAGAACTACAAATAATTGAGCGTTTAGTAATTTAATATGATGTCCGATCTGGACAAATAGAAAGTATTTGTTTAAAGGGGGCTTTGGttatttctggccaaaaataggatcatttttgacgattttttgtgacgtaaccattgaattttattttttcaaataattagCATATTAAACTTCagcttttcaagaatatttggttttattttggagaagatttattgaaaactttaagcatggcatcaaatttagaaagacGTGTCATACTATGGTGGTGGCTGAttcatcaaaccgggttcgtcgcttagctCTTAagcgggc
Proteins encoded in this region:
- the LOC126576679 gene encoding uncharacterized protein LOC126576679 gives rise to the protein MVVLVVVLVALMLTHVDQTHATAVPLRGALGLGPSEYAGRGHPLYKRMGHPLATDSSRISNLTRLHRGDLFYTFEPEKCDMDTCVGLSSGTAELAIGGNRGDHDRDGSSAIPNGHGPGSMEQIREIDMSSDAGIECRCQCLPHLSTYREDLGICVDDIRECTLAPFISGSSEEKIPFVFLPHRGQIVHPSREIGFPGVKMPMCAVSAAQYLTTKGWAELRNPIDTDVPFRLFRDEGRIYLQWLGEPELRQRMQGRLVLVHLMCRDMTPRLPPSLLKDGIRASLLHAPPPPSASASAHHHSDDMQMPNQNIFTPCIAFRVVGTPIKYVNNVTEVSFSSETHVEQQSGLSTKEYIVIAVCSLCLGLIYIASVFLYIHVKKRKNRPGTDDGGADGMKNDYSTYQQNDQVTFGVGLGPTTVSPFGGQARASFIGRNALGGSQRQNGPPGASGPHRGLANVGLHTEEMGIVKSNPLLKHFPQLSDNSGFMSDNSNSVSEFEDDITTDVEKQMQAGKHQPKNFSGRTELDGEFRLQQPHPQQQQQQQLLHHRLLHQQQQQQLQRQDQRHHHQHLLHQDQLSSGGQDTECLPEENVSIVEELNNEEKLESMKSIVNGTMRRKLYFNPAYFEPHLLVAPPPAAIEFLNKIREVITIAKYKMSSKRFQPSLNIIPEEQQHAAGSETYAAVQTAPASRRSSLISSRKDSSRKSACSGCPGCEKKPTPATDSVLVPSNNCRNCGDKQNSIRKWLEDVSSTHEQSIAEDDVYDSKSNLLAGDSSAGADEGDGPASGGHINPAFQGDQSLESLKSLEDRVAPESLPIRPDIKKQPKGQRSGKHTGGTLNSDSSSTSDNETIVANSVKERSAVVRVPSATKSIRSDKSSAPKIVSHSLKSDSSKLSAGRFSLQESGAGALMKNTSFIYEEGPAGGRPGNQSNQELYIKNTNNSVANLETNKVYDKRDLYSLAGSEIYNNPQFETSPLMPHKPMPSMAMPAVHGGHHHHKVHGGKKMVGVSKPGSAVPVLTAAGKRHQEVMDQYANVKPMKMRNISQMPDMVYEALAMDQRKIRSWTERHSTVTDRLMPPEPGEYNPDSSDSRFSSIDRHERYRNEKFFHDFLNSDQECYNTLGNRSGKNSLTRYQPDSPIYSRKSPHYLIVDYETDSLERVTTKTPMSFNTSTTNSSDPGSQPSPSLSTALPLEEEVEIRNAVYDRVEGFRKDTDTIKTEREAVSIRSEEYEDVPPAPGSLGAEPSGKKVPKIKCDTPFQGSITIEVEHSPDECDLSTDSDQFEPDTLDRKPKKKNGNGNGGAAVSRHRSNVWEGDRTGRANGGVESNLTSLPADLNNHFVLKSTGSFKHETTFGSLREIYESKNPKVNTAQRSSFSNLAELDVKSGKLLSLEQRHSRRQRNVGDAVVPVPKLMPPDLIPPEGAMGRQNNLAGKNAPAVSPPNAPPSTVYDHPRLQLKKVEDYGISPKNLACWTNSEKFSNPPTGPAPKPNFGCTSETYESINSLTAESDSTQFTGISDNERTSPNSSSSKSPSGRPSPAKLPNYSHVQKNPADHALYMSEKQDYARVEEETKDVSELGGILESYMTLGELNSKNLLQQVDSKIYDLRNRQSQVMSKAKFIEDIDKIEVLSTKTLSTTYSYPIQRNGHSAIVGKEVEDEKPIYDISGPLPLGSTELMGTTKVFRVELNQASNGMQIAMGLRDRVKKSKDLKNAWKKFIGIATAKFNGKPIGGDSELEKTSDSSDILEKDEGISSLIDDSSGSGAYGGHYQQQQALLRHHHHHHRKRSGPGSTAVAVEDGEKPSTSRTITIVRSNSRSSAKEQDSGYMSADSSESKLKGKKVYERYNFASQSPDGPNGSEGPIIEENKYEICAIQESSTVGNGSPDAPVGTATDTNRSAGSSTSSGSGSRPDKSIARPRSPPPPLPPPNPPPPPPPTATIPTKKHFAVNAVKPQSKPPPPPAPPAATPSTSAASGPSMQQRHLNGMFFNTTTTTDAISVRVYSSDDEKFDGSDDASCISDEDDLESHLDDISESGAESVETHSVFFKNIRKPSQPSSTNLSSVGSVSTDHVLAAAVH